One window of the Penaeus monodon isolate SGIC_2016 chromosome 1, NSTDA_Pmon_1, whole genome shotgun sequence genome contains the following:
- the LOC119576181 gene encoding uncharacterized protein LOC119576181, whose product MPFQPVTNPMSTIITHPHFSRLSLYKVSPNALHIYLETSENGPVFGDGTPLISTEVGQNIELYEDMSPPKVYVIFNGRFEDVAKYMKRPFMCQANPLGVEW is encoded by the coding sequence ATGCCATTTCAACCAGTGACCAATCCCATGTCCACCATAATCACTCATCCTCATTTTTCCCGTCTTTCTCTTTACAAAGTTTCCCCGAATGCGCTGCACATTTACCTGGAAACCTCGGAGAATGGACCGGTGTTTGGTGACGGGACGCCCCTCATCTCTACGGAAGTGGGACAGAATATAGAGCTCTATGAAGACATGTCTCCACCAAAAGTTTATGTCATATTTAATGGAAGGTTTGAAGACGTCGCTAAATATATGAAACGTCCCTTCATGTGCCAGGCCAATCCTCTTGGTGTCGAGTGGTAg
- the LOC119576175 gene encoding glutamate receptor ionotropic, delta-2-like — MPNALEFLGALYNKSRIMGCNCQDHVSNRWLHCETGMGPPKTWILVWMQDTSRSKSRHHDSRDSDRIATSSIAKFATAAVNIATRMKALTLKEALSDPEILKELEQNPGTFKFPEAVELVITSRTGKYATVLQDPASPGGLRVEGPLGNLLEYMASSMNFSYTLIMPPDRGIGSQLPNGTWTGIVGQVSEKVADIGLESMKMIPKRIEVVDFGDILSYVYMKILAGKGQPKLNPMGFLYPLSPLVWAGLMGALLCVWAATVVLGSRPQGSRRGAWAAGFFYIYFGVMVQQAMAMKFIRGAEKLLVGSWMLVAMVMAWSYSCNLVSLLAARQVPEPIQSLRDVIDSDVKVITSRFTAFTHMLDHVESGIFKELSDLRLKNRWVYSTYDEDDTSLELTRQGDHVMLTLDISGKQSVSDYFTKTGLCDFYLPRETFLPGPTSIVLQKGTPILQAVNHRIRRVVYAGLFDYWVSQSTVNASVCEKTPSTITVMEPLSFTAVSGMLAMWACGMALSLITFCVELALAKVTQ, encoded by the exons ATGCCAAATGCCTTGGAGTTTCTTGGTGCCCTTTATAACAAGTCCCGAATCATGGGATGCAATTgccaggaccatgtgtccaaccggtggCTACACtgcgagactggcatggg gccccccaaaacctGGATCTTGGTCTGGATGCAGGACACATCTAGGTCCAAGAGCCGCCACCATGATTCCAGAGActcggataggatagcaacatcgtcg ATCGCAAAGTTTGCAACTGCAGCAGTGAATATTGCAACCAGGATGAAGGCCCTTACACTGAAAGAAGCCTTGTCTGATCCCGAGATACTGAAGGAACTGGAACAAAACCCAGGAACTTTTAA ATTCCCAGAAGCTGTGGAGCTAGTGATCACCTCCCGGACAGGCAAGTACGCCACGGTGCTGCAGGACCCCGCCAGCCCCGGGGGTCTGAGAGTGGAGGGACCCCTGGGGAACCTTCTCGAATATATGGCCAGTTCCATGAACTTCTC ATACACGCTGATAATGCCACCAGATCGAGGCATCGGGTCGCAACTGCCAAACGGAACTTGGACTGGCATTGTGGGCCAAGTCAGCgagaag GTGGCGGACATCGGCCTCGAGAGTATGAAGATGATCCCGAAGCGCATAGAGGTCGTGGACTTCGGTGACATCCTTTCTTACGTCTACATGAAGATCTTAGCCGGAAAAGGACAACCGAAACTGAATCCTATGGGCTTTCTCTATCCTCTGAGCCCCTTGGTGTGGGCGGGTCTCATGGGGGCGTTGCTGTGCGTGTGGGCGGCCACGGTGGTGTTAGGAAGCCGACCTCAGGGCAGCAGGAGAGGGGCGTGGGCGGCGGGGTTCTTCTATATCTACTTTGGCGTCATGGTGCAgcaag CCATGGCCATGAAGTTCATCCGTGGAGCGGAGAAGCTGCTGGTGGGAAGCTGGATGCTGGTTGCCATGGTGATGGCTTGGTCCTACTCGTGCAATTTGGTGTCCCTTTTGGCAGCTCGGCAAGTTCCGGAACCCATCCAGAGCCTAAGAGATGTTATTGACTCGGATGTGAAGGTTATAACAAGTCGTTTTACGGCTTTCACGCACATGTTAGAT CATGTAGAATCGGGAATATTCAAGGAGCTGTCTGATCTAAGACTGAAAAATCGCTGGGTTTATTCCACGTACGATGAAGATGACACATCGTTGGAGCTGACTCGACAAGGCGACCACGTTATGCTGACTCTTGACATATCTGGAAAACAAAGTGTGTCAGATTACTTCACTAAAACAG GACTCTGTGATTTTTATCTTCCGCGAGAGACTTTCTTGCCAGGACCCACCAGCATTGTTCTGCAGAAAGGAACTCCCATTCTCCAAGCAGTTAATCACAG GATCCGTAGAGTTGTGTATGCTGGCCTATTCGACTACTGGGTGAGCCAAAGCACAGTTAACGCTTCAGTCTGTGAAAAGACACCGTCCACTATCACTGTGATGGAGCCACTTTCCTTCACTGCAGTCTCG